In Acipenser ruthenus chromosome 6, fAciRut3.2 maternal haplotype, whole genome shotgun sequence, the following proteins share a genomic window:
- the LOC117410911 gene encoding transcription factor HIVEP2-like, whose amino-acid sequence MEPIESATGQKSTKEPREKNQLQRKWGSEPSAGTKRSTFADPGKRHSHCDAVQSSSPGSAQKYVSGKLQISTAVGQHPQEKQYPQHFPSTYSYQLPHSFSQQSIPQRFLQNAKPQPNLEAHAWQFPNQLQSVASEDLFSMHARSHGGVFPQRKSHSLPAAYNQYSQSGMEQPEEIHKKEQKPKKPGKYICHYCGRACAKPSVLKKHIRSHTGERPYPCVPCGFSFKTKSNLYKHRKSHAHAIKAGLVPYSDLVSARSDMEQASSFGEAEVHSDGEQSTDTEEETALSAESSPAPHISFKVDKSTMEKSDELIYVDMAEELAVATMKVPILIVPKSGIQPVSECSQFLEIEASQNPVLVCRDESHTIKQRLAMRLSEKRGHDSEQSLNLLSPHSKGSTDSGYFSRSESAEQQISPPNTNAKSYEEIMFGKYYKLNPRTAVTVVMAVEGQDTNVMDIKEKSGDATSKFGITKIIKDHISQLITDNETVVDPSKQSTIKLKPFSRGESSESQMLTGLDAKQYPAGSCQSKLLEPPSDAGSLVRSNSMPTPTASNLNVPQGLRGSHSFDERIASDDVFYPGTAGLSHRSMLRRQAAFELSSAHEGHSESENYVNISKNTVPPSGRVKLGEINRVVSDNKVQIGERSMFECELCGASYRRWEELETHRLLPCPEMHGKYRAFGLNLGAESCSEIFTQTQIMQHKQATETATRKRRKEKSVGDDEDLPGQYSSDHGTSVEMLVSTGDYDSKPVNLEATRASPCVKAHNFSVHSQSDSFETGGTLLTSGIMTPEDVVLVPVSEKEASNRKNVGNVISVIQHTNSLSRPSSFEKSESIEHVSYQQDKSLTQHPNLSRDQSDSENIEEVHSPETAQQESMEQQQSDGTSSTQPQSHQQYHMPPRLVRQPNIQVPEIRVTEEPDKPEKEPVIQIKEPEKPVEEFQWPQRSETLSQLPAEKLPPKKKRLRLADMDHSSGESSFESNCTSLSRSPSQESNLSHSSSFSMSFDREENIKSVSPTKQDEFGKQSEFLTVPGSAHSLAIPSQHQQREMRRSSSEQAPCPLPTEVPEVRSKSFDYGYLSAASTPGDSYTCCSVRERRRGFLVRQASLSVYPEGAVQDQAIDQNIKQEHAEQLQGGHHSLHSAWHGSLSPGLHYGPAEDSAISKRGMPPNPGLHHAIQLSMSEETQQEGHSLIYKTTYLPSQHPTENDQQAQEVMQYPPFHNLPPFPASPLQQAFFWQSQRFIQQHLALQTQQLQKLHIRLPNLQPLPQKSHSPHQLQQIQEQVDTKALDSVSDNKYQYISRASQQHLAYSTSSALLQQVQPIFATQNAGPQPSLPGMLVPVRIQTQVPSYGSVMYTNVSQILVTHAQSTSSKVVICKVSDNASQGTFSNNSAMQGIGLNLSQILGHPEGLLRYPLWKVPQPLPGRLDSGIPLCLTSGSISTTDASSNIGGSKRMLSPASSLELFVETKQQKRVKEEKMYGQIVEELSAVELNNSNVTKNNSKSQKPGLVRHKGTVEFKEGICSPSAVDFILSTTPSLKSVSHLKESMTIDSLSPPQQIPTNIPDGRESPEELDVDEAIPEISSSPQSFSSMSDIQEDTQLKQKSKIPVNMLMQLAANRGGAVGSTLLLTDVADAQQLFQFPSLRTNTSVSWCFLNYTKPNHAQTTPISSVYASWSISSYNPNPPNLSTKASLALLRSKQRQNTENYTMAALYKAGTGKLVSSITWKQKFDQVKPELAQLEVNKFEKKVKGSGTREREKGEYPGEKDVSTKQSEPTRIKIFEGGYKSNEDYIYVRGRGRGKYICEECGIRCKKPSMLKKHIRTHTDVRPYVCKFCNFAFKTKGNLTKHMKSKAHMKKCLELGVSVTSGDDVETDEADNTDDAQKESDMVEKSEVLAEHQFSDAYDSEGAEEEGDEIDDDDDEDDEYDGDSTPKTRSRSTSPQPCRFSSLPVTAAAASQKTQEILGPPSNPSLISYLVTLPSIQVTQLMAPSDKGGDAQVTEYQRLFQGAFSEPYKHRLDVPSSMDEGYMLSPEHSSSSRDLSPSRLSSPGCDSSLHRETSPTSRRYLSPRRDVSPHGHLSPRRDASPLRHLSPKREVSFRRELSPRRDLSPRRHLSPFSLGRPMSPGKEVSSRRELSPRSRHRAIIRAASPRRGSHHHNTSWSLGQYLQSELAPLGQRNRTQSEMDTSAGKGMSQAPDHFETQPGSHKPLNSTLSAGGHQGYLFSHLPLHSQQQIRVPFPMIPIGGIQMVHSIPSSVTGFVHSSMLPLQKSASEESSTSEVTYPVSESNIEGPDDFTKQQDKPVSPQLMASVISPVLSIPSLKETSWKTNEEIAEIIEKEKQQEESIQTCTKAIASLRIASVDIAPPETHMSLKVFDHHQKTLESAQLGIQHFSGSEDSHELACASATKPDSHTEKDNLSTSETVLAHSAFYSKSADERLLGQQGLTKLPTSTKIGKDLAREVLEKGKYH is encoded by the exons atggagCCGATCGAATCTGCTACAGGTCAAAAAAGTACCAAGGAGCCAAGAGAAAAGAATCAGTTGCAGAGAAAATGGGGCTCAGAACCCTCGGCAGGTACAAAAAGAAGCACTTTTGCAGATCCGGGGAAGAGGCActcacactgtgatgcagtgCAAAGCAGCAGTCCTGGGTCAGCACAAAAGTATGTTTCTGGGAAGCTGCAAATATCGACCGCAGTGGGCCAGCATCCTCAGGAAAAGCAGTATCCACAGCATTTCCCAAGCACTTACTCCTACCAGCTCCCTCATTCTTTTTCACAGCAGTCTATACCACAGAGATTCCTCCAGAATGCAAAACCACAGCCCAACCTGGAAGCACATGCTTGGCAGTTTCCTAACCAGTTACAGTCTGTTGCCTCAGAAGACTTGTTTTCCATGCATGCTCGTAGCCACGGGGGAGTCTTCCCACAAAGGAAATCTCATAGTTTACCTGCTGCTTATAACCAGTATTCCCAGTCAGGGATGGAGCAACCAGAAGAAATACACAAGAAAGAGCAAAAACCTAAGAAACCTGGCAAATATATCTGTCACTATTGTGGAAGGGCTTGCGCCAAACCTAGTGTACTGAAAAAGCATATTAGGTCACACACTGGTGAACGCCCCTACCCCTGTGTTCCATGTgggttttcttttaaaacaaagagCAACTTGTATAAGCATAGAAAATCTCATGCCCATGCCATTAAAGCAGGGCTAGTTCCTTACTCAGATCTCGTATCTGCTCGTTCTGATATGGAACAAGCCTCCTCTTTTGGAGAAGCAGAGGTACATTCAGATGGTGAGCAAAGCACGGACACCGAGGAAGAGACAGCTTTAAGTGCTGAAAGCAGCCCTGCACCCCACATTTCTTTTAAAGTGGATAAAAGCACAATGGAAAAGAGCGATGAACTAATCTATGTGGATATGGCTGAAGAATTGGCAGTGGCCACAATGAAAGTGCCTATTCTGATAGTCCCAAAAAGTGGAATTCAGCCAGTCAGCGAATGTTCACAATTCCTTGAAATAGAGGCATCTCAAAACCCTGTTCTTGTTTGCAGAGATGAATCTCACACCATTAAACAAAGACTTGCGATGAGACTCAGTGAGAAGAGAGGACATGATTCAGAGCAATCTTTAAACCTCTTGAGTCCTCACAGTAAAGGCAGTACAGATTCGGGCTACTTTTCCCGTTCAGAAAGTGCAGAGCAGCAAATCAGTCCACCGAATACGAATGCTAAGTCCTATGAAGAAATTATGTTTGGGAAATATTACAAACTGAATCCCAGGACTGCAGTGACAGTAGTGATGGCAGTTGAAGGCCAAGACACAAATGTAATGGACATAAAAGAAAAGTCTGGTGATGCTACTTCTAAATTTGGGATAACCAAGATAATTAAGGATCACATATCCCAGCTTATCACAGACAATGAAACAGTGGTTGATCCCAGTAAACAGAGTACCATCAAACTCAAACCATTTTCAAGGGGAGAGAGTTCAGAATCGCAGATGCTAACAGGTCTTGATGCTAAACAGTATCCCGCAGGCTCTTGCCAAAGTAAACTTTTAGAACCCCCCTCTGATGCTGGGTCACTTGTAAGAAGCAATTCAATGCCAACACCCACAGCATCAAATCTTAATGTCCCACAAGGACTAAGAGGAAGTCACTCATTTGATGAAAGAATAGCCTCTGATGATGTCTTTTATCCTGGTACGGCAGGCTTGTCACACCGAAGCATGCTGAGAAGACAAGCTGCTTTTGAACTGTCTTCAGCACATGAGGGTCACTCAGAATCTGAAAATTATGTTAACATCTCCAAAAATACTGTTCCACCCTCTGGAAGAGTGAAACTGGGTGAAATCAACCGAGTTGTGTCAGATAATAAAGTACAGATAGGGGAGAGGAGCATGTTTGAATGTGAACTATGTGGGGCAAGTTACAGAAGATGGGAGGAATTAGAAACTCATAGACTACTTCCATGCCCAGAAATGCATGGCAAATATCGTGCTTTTGGCCTTAATTTGGGAGCAGAGTCTTGTTCTGAAATTTTCACCCAGACCCAAATAATGCAACACAAACAGGCCACAGAAACTGCAACAAGAAAGCGAAGAAAGGAAAAGAGTGTTGGGGATGACGAAGACCTCCCTGGCCAATATAGCAGTGATCATGGGACCTCCGTAGAGATGCTGGTGTCAACAGGGGATTATGACTCAAAACCTGTAAACCTGGAAGCTACAAGGGCTTCACCCTGTGTAAAAGCTCACAATTTTAGTGTACACAGTCAATCAGACAGTTTTGAAACTGGTGGCACTCTTCTGACTTCTGGCATCATGACACCTGAAGATGTGGTGCTTGTTCCAGTCTCTGAAAAGGAAGCCAGTAATAGAAAAAATGTTGGTAATGTCATTTCTGTCATCCAACACACAAACTCATTAAGCAGGCCTAGCTCTTTTGAAAAGTCTGAATCAATTGAGCATGTGTCTTACCAGCAGGATAAATCTCTCACACAGCATCCAAACCTCTCACGTGACCAGTCAGATTCAGAAAACATAGAGGAAGTGCACAGCCCAGAGACTGCTCAGCAAGAAAGCATGGAACAGCAGCAAAGTGATGGGACATCATCCACACAGCCTCAGAGCCACCAGCAATATCATATGCCACCAAGGCTGGTACGACAACCCAACATTCAAGTGCCTGAAATTCGAGTGACAGAGGAGCCTGACAAACCAGAGAAAGAGCCTGTGATTCAGATTAAAGAACCAGAGAAACCAGTAGAGGAGTTTCAGTGGCCTCAAAGAAGTGAAACCCTTTCCCAGCTTCCGGCAGAGAAACTGCCTCCGAAAAAGAAGCGCCTGCGTCTGGCTGATATGGATCATTCCTCAGGGGAATCTAGCTTTGAATCCAACTGCACCAGCCTTTCCAGGAGCCCTAGCCAAGAAAGTAATCTGTCTCACAGTTCTAGCTTCTCAATGTCATTTGACAGGGAAGAAAACATTAAGTCGGTTTCCCCAACCAAACAGGATGAGTTTGGAAAACAATCTGAGTTCTTAACTGTGCCAGGCAGTGCACATTCCCTTGCTATTCCTAGTCAGCACCAGCAAAGGGAGATGCGTCGCTCATCTTCAGAGCAAGCGCCTTGTCCACTGCCCACAGAAGTCCCAGAAGTGCGCAGCAAGTCTTTTGACTATGGATATCTTTCAGCTGCATCCACGCCAGGTGATTCCTATACTTGCTGTTctgtgagagagaggaggaggggttTCCTGGTGCGACAGGCATCTTTAAGTGTATATCCTGAAGGTGCTGTGCAAGATCAAGCCATAGATCAGAACATAAAGCAAGAACATGCTGAGCAGTTACAAGGTGGACATCATTCACTACATAGTGCTTGGCACGGCTCACTTTCGCCAGGGCTTCACTATGGGCCTGCAGAAGATTCAGCAATATCTAAGCGAGGAATGCCACCAAACCCTGGTCTACATCACGCAATACAGCTTAGCATGAGTGAAGAAACTCAACAGGAGGGACACTCGCTAATCTATAAAACTACTTACCTTCCCAGTCAACATCCGACAGAGAATGACCAGCAGGCACAAGAAGTGATGCAATACCCTCCATTTCACAACTTGCCTCCATTTCCTGCTTCACCTCTTCAACAAGCTTTTTTCTGGCAATCACAGAGGTTCATACAACAGCACCTAGCCCTCCAAACTCAACAGCTGCAGAAATTACATATCAGGCTCCCAAATCTTCAACCACTGCCCCAAAAATCACATTCTCCTCACCAGCTGCAACAGATTCAAGAACAAGTGGATACAAAAGCCCTTGACAGCGTAAGTGATAACAAATACCAATATATTTCTCGAGCATCTCAACAACATCTGGCATACTCAACAAGTTCAGCTTTGTTGCAGCAAGTACAGCCAATCTTTGCCACTCAGAATGCAGGCCCCCAACCCTCGCTCCCAGGGATGTTAGTTCCTGTAAGAATCCAGACCCAAGTGCCATCTTATGGTAGTGTCATGTACACAAATGTTTCACAGATTCTGGTCACCCATGCCCAGAGCACTAGCTCCAAAGTGGTGATTTGTAAGGTTAGTGATAATGCTTCCCAAGGGACCTTTTCAAACAATAGTGCAATGCAAGGGATAGGACTTAATTTATCTCAAATATTGGGTCATCCTGAAGGACTGCTTAGATATCCACTGTGGAAAGTTCCCCAACCACTTCCAGGTAGATTAGATTCAGGAATTCCTCTTTGTTTGACCTCTGGAAGCATCTCAACTACAGATGCTTCTTCCAACATCGGAGGAAGCAAGCGCATGCTGTCACCAGCAAGCAGTTTAGAACTCTTCGTGGAAACTAAGCAGCAGAAACGTGTCAAGGAGGAAAAGATGTATGGACAGATTGTGGAGGAACTAAGTGCAGTGGAGCTCAACAATTCAAATGTGACAAAAAATAATTCCAAGTCTCAAAAACCTGGGCTTGTAAGGCACAAAGGTACAGTTGAATTTAAGGAAGGAATATGTTCTCCATCTGCCGTGGATTTTATTTTATCCACAACACCTTCACTTAAGTCTGTTTCCCACCTCAAAGAAAGCATGACTATAGACAGTTTAAGTCCACCACAGCAAATACCAACCAACATACCTGATGGGAGAGAGTCACCAGAAGAGCTAGATGTTGATGAAGCCATACCAGAGATCAGTTCAAGTCCACAGTCTTTTTCTTCAATGAGTGATATCCAGGAGGACACCCAGCTAAAACAGAAAAGCAAGATCCCAGTTAATATGCTGATGCAGCTGGCTGCTAATCGAGGTGGGGCAGTTGGAAGTACACTTTTGCTGACAGATGTTGCTGATGCCCAGCAGTTATTTCAGTTTCCCAGTCTTCGCACAAACACAAGTGTTAGCTGGTGTTTTCTGAATTATACCAAACCAAACCATGCCCAGACCACTCCTATATCTTCTGTTTATGCTTCTTGGTCCATCAGTTCTTATAATCCGAATCCACCAAATTTGAGCACCAAGGCTAGCTTAGCCCTTTTAAGGTCCAAGCAACGACAGAATACAGAAAATTACACTATGGCTGCATTGTACAAAGCAGGGACTGGCAAACTGGTATCCTCAATCACCTGGAAACAGAAGTTTGATCag GTGAAGCCAGAGCTTGCACAGTTGGAAGTGAACAAATTTGAAAAGAAAGTGAAAGGAAGTGGGACACGGGAAAGAGAAAAGGGAGAATATCCTGGTGAGAAGGACGTATCAACAAAGCAAAGCGAGCCTACACGGATAAAAATCTTTGAAGGAGG GTACAAATCCAATGAGGACTATATTTATGTCAGGGGACGAGGCAGAGGAAAGTACATTTGTGAAGAGTGTGGAATTCGCTGCAAAAAACCTAGCATGCTGAAAAAACATATCCGCACACATACCGACGTACGACCTTATGTATGCAAATTCTGTAATtttgctttcaaaacaaaag GAAACCTGACCAAACATATGAAGTCTAAGGCACATATGAAAAAATGTCTTGAGCTGGGTGTATCTGTGACATCTGGGGATGATGTGGAAACAGATGAAGCTG ATAATACTGATGATGCCCAAAAAGAATCTGATATGGTAGAAAAGTCTGAGGTTCTCGCAGAGCACCAATTCTCTGATGCCTATGACTCGGAAGGAGCTGAAGAAGAGGGAGATGAAATCGATGACGACGATGATGAGGATGACGAATACGATGGAGATTCAACGCCTAAGACAAGGTCTAGAAGTACAAGCCCACAGCCGTGCAGATTCTCCTCTCTGCCTGTAACAGCTGCAGCCGCCTCACAGAAAACACAAGAGATTTTGGGGCCACCCAGCAATCCTTCCCTCATAAGCTACCTAGTTACCCTTCCTAGTATTCAAGTCACACAGTTAATGGCACCAAGTGATAAGGGTGGAGATGCACAGGTGACAGAATACCAGAGGCTTTTCCAGGGTGCTTTTAGTGAGCCCTACAAGCACAGGTTAGATGTGCCCAGTTCAATGGATGAGGGCTACATGCTGTCTCCAGAACACAGCTCATCTTCTAGAGACCTGTCACCCTCTAGGCTGTCGTCACCTGGCTGTGATTCTTCACTGCATAGAGAAACTTCACCCACGTCAAGGCGGTATTTGTCACCAAGAAGGGATGTATCACCTCATGGACACTTGTCACCACGACGAGATGCTTCCCCCTTGAGGCACCTTTCACCAAAAAGGGAAGTATCTTTCAGGAGGGAGTTGTCTCCAAGGAGAGACCTCTCCCCGAGAAGACATTTGTCACCATTTTCCTTGGGAAGGCCAATGTCCCCGGGGAAGGAAGTGTCCAGCAGGCGGGAACTGTCTCCTAGGAGTAGACATAGAGCCATAATAAGAGCAGCATCACCAAGGAGGGGCTCCCACCACCACAACACCTCCTGGTCACTGGGGCAGTACTTACAGTCTGAATTGGCCCCATTGGGGCAAAGAAACAGAACACAGTCAGAGATGGACACG AGTGCAGGGAAGGGTATGTCTCAAGCTCCTGATCATTTTGAAACACAACCAGGCAGTCACAAACCTCTCAATTCTACATTGTCCGCTGGGGGTCATCAAGGATATCTCTTTAGTCATCTTCCTCTGCACTCCCAGCAGCAAATACGGGTGCCATTCCCCATGATTCCCATTGGAGGTATCCAGATGGTCCATTCGATACCTTCTTCTGTGACCGGCTTCGTTCATTCTTCAATGCTACCTTTACAGAAGAGTGCATCTGAGGAATCAAGCACCAGTGAAGTGACATACCCTGTTTCAGAAAGTAATATTGAGGGACCTGATGACTTTACAAAACAACAGGACAAACCTGTTTCCCCTCAGCTAATGGCCTCAGTGATTTCCCCAGTCCTGTCGATCCCTTCACTGAAAGAAACAAGTTGGAAGACGAATGAAGAAATTGCAGAGATCATAGAAAAGGAAAAGCAGCAAGAGGAAAGCATACAGACTTGTACAAAAGCCATTGCTTCTCTTAGAATCGCTTCTGTAGACATTGCTCCCCCAGAAACTCATATGTCTTTGAAGGTTTTTGATCACCATCAAAAAACCTTAGAAAGTGCACAGCTTGGCATTCAGCACTTTAGTGGATCAGAGGACAGCCACGAGTTGGCCTGTGCTTCAGCCACCAAGCCTGACTCACACACTGAAAAGGACAACCTTAGTACATCAGAAACTGTATTAGCTCATTCCGCTTTCTACAGCAAAAGTGCAGATGAAAGACTGTTAGGCCAACAAGGCCTGACAAAATTGCCAACAAGCACAAAAATAGGTAAAGATTTGGCAAGAGAGGTCTTGGAAAAAGGCAAATATCATTGA